A genomic stretch from Chloroflexota bacterium includes:
- a CDS encoding winged helix DNA-binding domain-containing protein, with amino-acid sequence MLLERVAMTPYDTVHHLVGLQAQTPQSWYLSLWSRLADFDPIATGQLLEERRLVRVAVMRSTIHLVTDDDALVLRAFTQPAIDRSLRGIWARRLEGIDLAELATEVRRFTADAPRTPTELIRHLDTRWPGRDRLTVTNAVRALVPLVQVPPRGVWRRPGAVKLAALDAWLGRPVLATTDPEPIVLRYLAAFGPASVMDAQAWAGVTRLGEVFARLRPRLRVFRDGAGRELFDLPDAPRPDPETPAPVRFLADYDNLLLSHADRSRFVGDVERPAFTYQDGPIPGMLLLAGTALGQWHLQRDRGAATAVLRLVRPLSSDEETAVGTEADAMLRFSVPHADVHSVEFARYARRD; translated from the coding sequence ATGCTTCTCGAGCGCGTCGCGATGACGCCCTACGACACGGTCCACCACCTCGTCGGACTCCAGGCGCAGACACCTCAGTCGTGGTACCTGAGCCTCTGGTCGCGGCTGGCTGACTTTGACCCGATCGCCACCGGGCAGCTGCTCGAGGAGCGGCGGTTGGTGCGCGTGGCGGTCATGCGCTCGACGATCCACCTCGTCACCGATGACGACGCCCTCGTCCTGCGAGCCTTCACGCAGCCCGCGATCGACCGCAGCCTGCGCGGAATCTGGGCGCGCCGGCTGGAGGGGATCGACCTCGCCGAGCTGGCGACCGAGGTTCGAAGGTTCACTGCCGATGCGCCACGCACGCCCACCGAGCTCATCCGGCACCTCGACACCCGCTGGCCCGGACGCGATCGGCTCACCGTCACGAATGCGGTGCGCGCGCTGGTGCCGCTGGTCCAGGTGCCACCCCGCGGCGTGTGGCGCCGCCCCGGGGCGGTAAAGCTCGCCGCCCTCGACGCATGGCTTGGCCGTCCGGTGCTGGCTACCACCGACCCCGAGCCGATCGTGCTGCGTTATCTCGCCGCTTTTGGTCCGGCGTCCGTGATGGACGCGCAAGCCTGGGCAGGGGTGACGCGGTTGGGCGAGGTGTTCGCACGCTTGCGGCCCCGCCTTCGGGTTTTCCGTGACGGAGCCGGGCGCGAGCTGTTCGACCTGCCCGATGCACCCCGCCCAGATCCGGAGACGCCTGCCCCCGTCCGCTTCCTGGCGGACTACGACAACCTCCTGCTATCGCACGCTGACCGATCCCGCTTCGTCGGCGACGTTGAGCGGCCCGCGTTCACGTACCAGGACGGCCCCATCCCCGGCATGCTCCTGCTCGCCGGGACGGCCCTTGGCCAATGGCATCTCCAGCGCGACAGGGGCGCCGCCACCGCGGTCCTGCGGCTAGTCCGTCCGCTGTCGAGCGACGAGGAAACGGCGGTTGGAACCGAGGCCGACGCCATGCTCCGCTTCAGCGTCCCCCACGCAGATGTGCATTCAGTCGAGTTCGCTCGCTACGCGCGTCGGGACTGA
- a CDS encoding crosslink repair DNA glycosylase YcaQ family protein, which yields MPAPLPDLHISADHARRFLVRRHLLDPPRSLPAKPESVLGVIDRLGSLQFDPLEVPGTRSHDLALHDRVAGYRREWCDRWLYGRDRRLIELYNKSLNILPAAELPFYRLAWTSGASRYRDFLAEHARLANRIRDHIRESGPVSTASFRDVEDRIQWWWDNDASTSTKAARAVMEALFVVGELGISRREGNRRFYDLIERLVPAEMLDSHASEADQLRHRLLSRHRGVGLMAVGGAGELVSGAGTAADRARTTAALVEEGTLVPVAVEGFREARHVLADELPLLEAAAKPARRAGPSVSFLAPLDPLMWDRRLVKGLFGFDYIWEVYVPAPKRRHGYYVLPLLFGDRLVGRIEPRYERASRTLRIAGIWFEDGFGPMEEPDFVPAVAGAFDAYRRFVGAGAVTWPRTKLGRDIAGGLRRLGS from the coding sequence ATGCCCGCACCCCTTCCCGACCTCCACATCTCTGCCGACCATGCCCGCCGTTTCCTCGTCCGCCGCCACCTGCTCGATCCGCCGCGCTCCCTGCCGGCGAAGCCGGAATCGGTCCTCGGCGTGATCGATCGGCTGGGAAGCCTGCAGTTCGACCCGCTGGAGGTGCCCGGCACCCGCAGCCACGACCTGGCGCTCCACGACCGGGTCGCCGGCTACCGGCGAGAGTGGTGCGACCGGTGGCTGTACGGCAGGGATCGGCGCCTCATCGAGCTCTACAACAAGAGCCTGAACATCCTCCCCGCCGCTGAGCTGCCCTTCTACCGGCTGGCCTGGACCTCCGGAGCCAGCCGATACCGGGACTTCCTGGCCGAGCACGCGCGCCTGGCGAACCGAATCCGCGATCACATCCGCGAGAGCGGTCCGGTCTCGACCGCGTCCTTCCGGGATGTCGAGGATCGCATCCAGTGGTGGTGGGACAACGATGCCTCGACCAGCACCAAGGCCGCCCGTGCGGTGATGGAGGCCCTCTTCGTGGTCGGCGAGCTGGGGATCTCTCGTCGGGAGGGCAACCGCCGCTTCTACGACCTGATCGAGCGGCTGGTTCCCGCCGAGATGCTCGACTCGCACGCGAGCGAGGCCGACCAGCTCCGCCATCGGCTGCTCAGCCGTCACCGGGGGGTCGGACTCATGGCGGTTGGTGGTGCAGGGGAGCTGGTGTCAGGCGCCGGGACGGCCGCGGATCGCGCGCGGACGACGGCTGCGCTGGTCGAGGAGGGCACCCTCGTCCCGGTCGCAGTGGAGGGATTCCGGGAGGCCCGCCACGTCCTGGCCGACGAGCTGCCCTTGCTCGAGGCCGCCGCCAAGCCCGCGAGGCGCGCCGGGCCATCGGTCTCGTTCCTTGCGCCGCTCGACCCGCTGATGTGGGACCGCCGCCTGGTCAAGGGACTCTTCGGATTCGACTATATCTGGGAGGTCTACGTCCCGGCCCCCAAGCGCAGGCACGGCTATTACGTGCTGCCGCTGCTCTTCGGGGATCGCCTGGTCGGGCGCATCGAGCCACGCTACGAACGTGCCTCACGCACCCTGCGGATTGCCGGCATCTGGTTCGAGGATGGCTTTGGACCGATGGAGGAGCCTGATTTCGTCCCCGCCGTGGCCGGGGCGTTCGACGCGTACCGCCGCTTCGTCGGGGCCGGTGCCGTGACCTGGCCGCGCACGAAGCTGGGCCGCGACATCGCCGGTGGGCTCCGGCGCCTCGGCTCGTGA